Below is a window of Legionella taurinensis DNA.
ATGAATCAATCACCGGTTGAAACGATTGGCCTGGTTGCCTGAAAAAACCGGTGATCAATTGATGGATGGGTAATTTGTTTCTGGTCGTCAAAGTGTAGAGCTTTCTGCTGTGTAAATCCGTGACCGTGTCGCTGTTGGCGTCATCCATTAATTTTTCATTGCTTATAAGCTCCAGGCATTGATGAAAACGTTGAGACAGCTGAAGAAAAATCGCTTGAATCTCCTGCGAAAAAACGGCGTTTCCCGCGGCCTTCAGGCAGTTCTCGGCTAAATTGTTTAACAGGGATTTTCTCTGCTTTCTTTTCTCCTTGACCGCATGCCTTAAGTCGTTTTGAGGATGGACAATCATGTCCGTGAATGTCGGTTCATGGCCTGGCGCGGATTTTTTCCCTTTCGCCTGTAAAATCAAACGATCGGTTTCAGGGATGGCTTGAATCAGTTGGCCAAAGTCAAGGGTGGCTTTAGTTAAAGCCAGTGCCGATTTAGATAAAAGAAACAGGATGGTAAACAGAAAAACAGTCAGGCAATAGACAAAGAAGGGATTCTGGTAAAAAGCGGTCAGCCCTCTCAGCTGAAAGCCTCCAGGTAATGTATTCATATGGTTCCTTGCCCTTGAGAGGGTTTTGTAATCCGCGAAGTCGATGTATCGCTGGCTAAATCGATCCGCAATGAGCTTGAAAGGAATTTTCTGATTTAACAGGCTATTTGCTGCTAAAATCATGTGTGCCGCTCCTCCGCACATGCCGTAGAGGACCACCCGTTGCTTTTTTTTCACAAAATAGCGGGCAAAGGCGACCACATCCTCAGCCAACTCCTGGGGATGAGCCGCGAATTTGTTGGAACGCCTGGAGTAATTCCGATGGTTGATAATGACCAGTTGCGTATCAAACAGTGCCTGAAACGAATAAAAACTGGTGTTCAGGTAACTATGCTCTGCTTGAAAGTGCCCAATCAGTGCCAGAACAACTGTTTTGTTTTTTTTGTTTTTTTCTTTAACAGAAAGTCCTTCGAGGACAATGCCATCGCGGGCCTGAATGAATAATTTTTCTACTAAATGGGTTTTGGTCTGGCTGGCTGCCATGGGGAAAAAAACGACTGATTGAAATTAGCAGTAATCAGTTTATTGATCGCAATGCCCATATTGAATGGATTGACTTTGGTAATCGAGGGCACATCATTGGCAGCCTGGGTGACCCATGGACCCGGTTGCGGCTGGGATATCGAAAGCTCTCCCAGACAGGCTTTTTGGGTGTGCTCAAGAATTTTGCGATCCGATGAAGACGGGCAGGATTGGTAATTGATGGTTTGAACTAACTGAATAAAAGCAGTCAGGATGGTGCGGGGCTCCTGCACTAACAAGAGAAAATGACCATTATAGTAGTCAAGCATCCCAAACAGGGTGTTTTTTAGCACCCTAAACGCCGCGGAGTGTCTATCTAACAAACTCATTTGTTTGTCCAGTAGCAGAATGCAAAAATAAACCGCATCAATGCATTGTTGGCACTTCGTTGTTAACCGGGGCTTATGAATCATTTCGCGAGAAATGTTGGAGCCCAGCCAAAAGGCCAGGACCCTTTTGAAAAACAGGTTTTTCTCATTTTCCGAGGCATGAACCAATTCCTTGATGAGGATGTTCCTGTCGTCAAAATGGTTCAAGGCCTGTAGGAGCCTTTTTTTTGAAATCAGCATAACGGTTACGGCATGGAAGAAAGCAGGGCATTATAAATCTGGTTTTTTTGAATAATTGAAGGGTAAAGGGGGGGAAAGTCATTCACGGTGTTCTAGTCCTATGGGACTCCGACCTAAAAATGGGGAACAATTGTACTTTATTTAAATCGACAGACGGTTGGCGCCATAGAGTTCGTTGACGATGTTGATTAAAAGTACCGATTATCTTTACAATAATCCTATCCTATTAGGATTTTAATCGGTTGTTATAGTATTTTTAAATTTAATCCTACCACAATGGGATTAATAAATAATAAATCGAAACGCTTATATTAAGTCTGCTCCAGTAGGATTATATGGCCAAGCAAATTAAAAAAATAAAGACTCCCAACCTTCAACAGCCGTTAACTGATCCTCTCCCCAAAACAGAGCC
It encodes the following:
- a CDS encoding alpha/beta hydrolase family protein, producing the protein MAASQTKTHLVEKLFIQARDGIVLEGLSVKEKNKKNKTVVLALIGHFQAEHSYLNTSFYSFQALFDTQLVIINHRNYSRRSNKFAAHPQELAEDVVAFARYFVKKKQRVVLYGMCGGAAHMILAANSLLNQKIPFKLIADRFSQRYIDFADYKTLSRARNHMNTLPGGFQLRGLTAFYQNPFFVYCLTVFLFTILFLLSKSALALTKATLDFGQLIQAIPETDRLILQAKGKKSAPGHEPTFTDMIVHPQNDLRHAVKEKRKQRKSLLNNLAENCLKAAGNAVFSQEIQAIFLQLSQRFHQCLELISNEKLMDDANSDTVTDLHSRKLYTLTTRNKLPIHQLITGFFRQPGQSFQPVIDSFTAYSSETIVATLEQLYGHSPAMASHFSLFAKHLALFLQELKANESFLVAMADRLTSTQLPDLQAPGKALLASALFQRMSQNLLQTNAPALQ